A genome region from Macaca nemestrina isolate mMacNem1 chromosome 15, mMacNem.hap1, whole genome shotgun sequence includes the following:
- the LOC139358551 gene encoding POTE ankyrin domain family member G-like — translation MCSQLPASPGCSKQMVAEVSSIPAASAVKKPFGLRSKMGKWCHHCFPCCRASGKSNVGASGDQDDSAMKTLRSKMAKWCCHCFPCCRRSGKSNVGTSGDHHASAMKTLRSKMAKWCCHCFPRCTGRGESKVEAWEDYDDSAFMEPRYHVPSCKGRGESNVEAWEDYDDSAFMEPRYHVRGEDLDKLHRAAWWGKVPRKDLIVMLRDTDVNKTDKQKRTALHLASANGNSEIVKLLLDRRCQLDVLDNKKRTALIKAVQCQEDECALMLLEHGTDPNIPDEYGNTALHYAIYNEDKLMAKALLLYGADIESKNKHGLTPLLLGVHGQKQQVVKFLIKKKANLSARDRCGRNALILAVRCGSASIVSLLLEQNIDVSSKDLSEQTARDYAVSSHHNVICQLLSDYKEKQMLKISSENSNPEQDLKLTSEEESQRLKGSENSQPEEMSQEPEINKDCDREAEEDMKKHGSNNMGLPENLTNDAAAGNGDDGLIPQSKSRTPESQQFPDTENEEYHSDEQNDTQKQVSEEQNAGISQEEILTGKQEQMEVAEKKMNSEVSLTNKKEKDLLHENRMLQEEIAMLRLEVDRIKQQSQLREKKLLEEIESVKAKKDKLLKAVKLREDH, via the exons ATGTGCTCGCAACTACCGGCCTCCCCTGGCTGTTCAAAGCAGATGGTGGCTGAGGTTTCTTCAATACCCGCTGCCTCCGCTGTGAAGAAGCCATTTGGTCTCAGGAGCAAGATGGGCAAGTGGTGCCACCACTGCTTCCCCTGCTGCAGGGCGAGCGGCAAGAGCAACGTGGGTGCTTCTGGAGACCAGGACGACTCCGCTATGAAGACACTTAGAAGCAAGATGGCCAAGTGGTGCTGCCACTGCTTCCCCTGCTGCAGGAGGAGCGGCAAGAGCAACGTGGGCACTTCTGGGGACCACCATGCCTCTGCTATGAAGACACttaggagcaagatggccaagtgGTGCTGCCACTGCTTCCCCCGCTGCACGGGGCGCGGGGAGAGCAAGGTGGAAGCTTGGGAAGACTACGACGACAGcgccttcatggagcccaggtaccacgtccccagctgcaaggggcgcggggagagcaacgtggaagcttgggaagactacgacgacagcgccttcatggagcccaggtaccACGTCCGTGGAGAAGATCTGGACAAGCTCCACAGAGCTGCCTGGTGGGGTAAAGTCCCCAGAAAGGATCTCATCGTCATGCTCAGGGACACTGACGTGAACAAGACGGACAAACAAAAGAG GACTGCTCTACATCTGGCCTCTGCCAATGGGAATTCAGAAATAGTAAAACTCCTGCTGGACAGACGATGTCAACTTGATGTCCTTGACAACAAAAAGAGGACAGCTCTGATCAAG GCTGTACAATGCCAAGAAGATGAATGTGCATTAATGTTGCTGGAACATGGCACTGATCCAAATATTCCAGATGAGTATGGAAATACTGCTCTACACTATGCTATCTACAATGAAGATAAATTAATGGCGAAAGCACTGCTCTTATACGGTGCTGATATTGAATCAAAAAACAAG CATGGCCTCACACCACTTTTGCTTGGCGTACATGGACAAAAACAGCAAGTGGTGaaatttttaatcaagaaaaaagctAATTTAAGTGCACGTGACAGATGTGGAAG AAATGCTCTCATACTTGCTGTACGTTGTGGATCAGCAAGTATAGTCAGCCTTCTACTCGAGCAAAATATTGATGTCTCTTCTAAAGATCTATCTGAACAGACGGCCAGAGACTATGCTGTTTCTAGTCATCATAATGT aATTTGCCAATTACTTTCTgactacaaagaaaaacagatgctaaaaatctcttctgaaaacagCAATCCAG aacaagacttaaAGCTGACATCAGAGGAAGAATCACAAAGGCTTAAAGGCAGTGAAAATAGCCAGCCAGAG GAAATGTCTCAAGAACCAGAAATAAACAAGGATTGTGATAGAGAG GCTGAAGAAGACATGAAGAAGCATGGAAGTAATAATATGGGATTACCAGAAAACCTGACTAATGATGCCGCTGCGGGCAATGGTGATGATGGATTAATTCCACAAAGCAAGAGCAGAACACCTGAAAGTCAGCAATTTCCTGACACTGAGAATGAAGAGTATCACAG TGATGAACAAAATGATACCCAGAAGCAAGTTTCGGAAGAACAGAATGCTGGAATATCACAAGAAGAGATTCTGACTGGTAAACAAGAGCAGATGGAAGtggctgaaaagaaaatgaattctgag GTTTCTCTtaccaataagaaagaaaaagatctctTGCATGAAAATCGCATGTTGCAGGAAGAAATTGCCATGCTGAGACTGGAAGTAGACAGAATAAAACAGCAGAGCCAGCTAAGGGAAAAGAAACTTTTGGAGGAAATTGAAAgtgtgaaagcaaagaaagataAACTTCTAAAGGCTGTAAAATTAAGGGAGGATCATTAA